One Methylosarcina fibrata AML-C10 DNA segment encodes these proteins:
- the rodA gene encoding rod shape-determining protein RodA has translation MRTEIQHKHFHSPSLLGSILRKLHIDIPLFICLLFTALLSFVILYSAGGQDMDVLLRQAARIGLAFLLMTALAHVHPNQFKRYSAELFSIGVVLLVAVLIMGKIGKGAQRWLDLGFFRFQPSEMIKITTPMMIAWYLAEHQFPPKTKQLLIAGLLIIVPTLLIAKQPDLGTALLVASSGAAVLFFSGLSWKFILAIFSVIGASTPVIWHFMHDYQRARVVTLLNPEADPLGRGYHIIQSKIAIGSGGVYGKGWLGSTQSELDFLPESSTDFIFAVFAEEFGLFGCLGLLILYLLIIGRCLYIAAQARDSYSRLLAGSLAFTFFVYVFVNIGMVIGILPVVGVPLPLISYGGTSIVTLLAGFGILMSIHTHRKFSLQ, from the coding sequence ATGAGAACTGAAATCCAGCATAAACATTTTCACTCTCCGTCGCTTCTCGGCAGTATTCTCAGAAAACTTCACATCGACATTCCTTTATTCATCTGTCTGCTGTTCACCGCCCTTTTGAGCTTCGTGATCCTGTACAGCGCAGGCGGACAGGACATGGACGTATTGCTGCGCCAGGCGGCCCGTATCGGCCTGGCGTTCCTGCTGATGACGGCGCTGGCACACGTGCATCCCAACCAATTCAAACGGTATTCGGCGGAACTGTTCAGCATCGGCGTGGTACTGCTCGTCGCGGTTCTGATCATGGGAAAAATCGGCAAAGGAGCGCAAAGATGGCTGGATTTGGGTTTTTTCCGCTTCCAGCCTTCGGAGATGATCAAAATCACTACGCCGATGATGATCGCTTGGTATCTGGCCGAACACCAGTTTCCGCCGAAAACCAAACAATTGCTGATCGCCGGCCTCCTGATCATCGTGCCGACGCTGTTAATCGCCAAACAGCCCGACCTGGGAACGGCCCTGCTGGTGGCCAGCTCCGGCGCCGCGGTGCTGTTTTTTTCCGGACTCTCCTGGAAATTCATTCTGGCGATTTTTTCCGTCATCGGCGCCTCGACTCCCGTCATCTGGCACTTCATGCACGACTATCAGCGAGCGCGGGTAGTCACTCTGCTGAATCCCGAAGCCGATCCTCTGGGCCGCGGCTATCACATCATTCAATCCAAGATCGCGATCGGTTCCGGCGGCGTGTACGGCAAGGGCTGGCTCGGCAGCACGCAATCCGAACTGGATTTTTTGCCCGAAAGCTCCACGGATTTCATTTTTGCCGTGTTCGCCGAAGAATTCGGCCTGTTCGGCTGCCTGGGCCTGTTGATCCTGTATCTGCTGATCATCGGACGCTGTCTGTACATCGCCGCACAGGCGCGCGACAGCTACAGCCGCTTATTGGCCGGCAGCCTGGCCTTCACCTTTTTCGTCTACGTTTTCGTCAACATCGGCATGGTCATCGGCATTTTGCCGGTGGTCGGCGTACCGTTGCCGCTGATCAGTTACGGCGGCACCTCGATCGTCACCTTGCTGGCCGGCTTCGGCATCCTCATGTCCATTCACACTCACCGGAAATTCAGCCTTCAATGA